The following are from one region of the Nocardioides marmotae genome:
- a CDS encoding PAS domain S-box protein produces the protein MEPRAVGDARLFAGVFEASPDAIVVTDAGGTVVAANARCEAVFGLSADALVGRPVETLVPEAARAGHPARRDRFSGPHAHRPMGLLQLAAARADGTEFPAEISLARIEVRGETYVCATVRDVTERRRQERQFRELIEAAPDPTVIVDGSGVIVQGNRQVDRVFGYQPGELVGSPIEHLVPERFRHGHVAQRSGYVGAPVIRGMGQGRELHAVRKDGSEFPVEISLSPIETDDGLLVAAAIRDVSERRRIQQTADRIRDEFLATVSHELRTPLTSIVGYAELLGDLGEDEIGPQARRMLQVIDRNARRELRLVNDLLTLARLQEEGLHVELATVDLLDVVRAAVEDARLAARGRGIEVTVEAAPGADLTVRGDPGRLGQVVGNLLGNAVKFTPPGGRVLLGLAAVPGGVIELRVCDTGPGMGPEEVEQAFDRLYRAPAAVRDQVPGAGLGLSIARAVVDAHGGTIEVGSELGAGTTVTVRLAAATR, from the coding sequence ATGGAGCCACGGGCCGTCGGGGACGCGCGGCTGTTCGCCGGTGTGTTCGAGGCATCGCCGGACGCGATCGTCGTCACCGACGCCGGCGGGACGGTCGTCGCGGCCAACGCCCGCTGCGAGGCGGTCTTCGGCCTGAGCGCCGACGCGCTCGTCGGTCGACCGGTCGAGACCCTGGTGCCCGAGGCGGCCCGCGCGGGCCACCCGGCGCGGCGTGACCGCTTCTCCGGCCCCCACGCCCATCGGCCGATGGGGCTCCTGCAGCTCGCGGCGGCCCGCGCCGACGGCACGGAGTTCCCCGCGGAGATCTCGCTGGCGCGCATCGAGGTCCGCGGCGAGACCTACGTCTGCGCGACCGTCCGCGACGTCACCGAGCGCCGGCGCCAGGAGCGGCAGTTCCGCGAGCTGATCGAGGCCGCGCCCGACCCGACGGTCATCGTCGACGGCAGCGGGGTGATCGTGCAGGGCAACCGCCAGGTCGACCGGGTCTTCGGCTACCAGCCCGGCGAGCTGGTCGGCAGCCCGATCGAGCACCTGGTGCCGGAGCGGTTCCGCCACGGGCACGTCGCCCAGCGGTCGGGGTACGTCGGCGCGCCGGTCATCCGCGGGATGGGGCAGGGTCGCGAGCTCCACGCCGTGCGCAAGGACGGCTCGGAGTTCCCCGTCGAGATCTCGCTGTCCCCGATCGAGACCGACGACGGCCTGCTCGTCGCCGCGGCCATCCGCGACGTGAGCGAGCGGCGCCGGATCCAGCAGACGGCCGACCGGATCCGCGATGAGTTCCTCGCGACCGTCTCCCACGAGCTGCGCACCCCGCTGACCTCGATCGTCGGCTACGCCGAGCTCCTCGGGGACCTCGGCGAGGACGAGATCGGCCCCCAGGCGCGGCGGATGCTCCAGGTCATCGACCGCAACGCCCGCCGCGAGCTGCGTCTGGTCAACGACCTGCTGACCCTCGCCCGGCTCCAGGAGGAGGGCCTGCACGTCGAGCTGGCCACGGTCGACCTGCTCGACGTCGTCCGGGCCGCGGTCGAGGACGCCCGGCTGGCCGCCCGCGGGCGGGGCATCGAGGTGACCGTGGAAGCCGCGCCCGGCGCGGACCTCACCGTCCGCGGCGACCCGGGGCGCCTGGGGCAGGTCGTCGGGAACCTGCTGGGCAACGCGGTCAAGTTCACCCCGCCCGGCGGGCGGGTGCTCCTCGGGCTGGCCGCGGTGCCCGGCGGGGTGATCGAGCTCCGGGTCTGTGACACCGGGCCCGGCATGGGGCCCGAGGAGGTCGAGCAGGCCTTCGACCGGCTCTACCGTGCACCGGCGGCCGTCCGGGACCAGGTACCCGGGGCGGGCCTGGGCCTCTCCATCGCGCGCGCGGTCGTCGACGCGCACGGCGGCACCATCGAGGTCGGCTCCGAGCTCGGGGCTGGCACCACCGTCACCGTGCGGCTGGCGGCAGCGACCCGCTGA